In Campylobacter vulpis, a genomic segment contains:
- a CDS encoding cell division ATP-binding protein FtsE, producing the protein MANLIEAKKLSLGYDELVLKEVSFAFKNDDFIFITGKSGSGKSTLLKSFYGDLELLSGQLEVCGASMRKIGNLELLKLRQRIGIIFQDYKLIQEYSIEKNVMLPLMIKGYSKKICQEQAAKLLKHVNLTFKADKKPDQLSGGEQQRVAMARALAHNPKLLLCDEPTGNLDEYSSDIIWTLLKSARELLGTCVVVVTHRIPSNLRLNYRRFNIENGKMNEIF; encoded by the coding sequence AAACTTTCTTTAGGTTATGATGAGTTGGTATTAAAAGAAGTAAGTTTTGCTTTTAAAAATGATGATTTTATTTTTATCACGGGCAAGAGTGGAAGTGGTAAAAGCACACTTTTAAAGTCTTTTTATGGAGATTTAGAGCTGCTTTCAGGGCAGCTTGAAGTGTGTGGGGCAAGTATGAGAAAGATAGGAAATTTAGAGCTTTTAAAGCTGCGTCAAAGGATAGGAATTATCTTTCAAGATTATAAACTCATACAAGAATATAGCATAGAAAAAAATGTGATGCTTCCCTTAATGATTAAGGGTTATTCTAAAAAAATTTGCCAAGAACAAGCGGCTAAACTTTTAAAACATGTGAATTTGACCTTTAAAGCTGATAAAAAGCCTGACCAGCTTTCAGGTGGTGAGCAGCAAAGAGTGGCTATGGCTAGGGCTTTAGCACATAATCCTAAACTTTTGCTTTGTGATGAACCAACGGGGAATTTGGACGAGTATTCCTCTGATATTATTTGGACTCTTTTAAAGTCTGCTCGTGAGCTTTTGGGCACTTGTGTTGTGGTTGTAACGCATAGAATTCCTAGTAATTTAAGATTAAATTACAGAAGATTTAATATAGAAAATGGAAAAATGAATGAAATTTTTTAG